A genomic window from Terrisporobacter glycolicus ATCC 14880 = DSM 1288 includes:
- a CDS encoding PucR family transcriptional regulator codes for MINCQDLLNLEIFKNIKLLAGENGLYKTVTWPYICQSIDFYKWINGGELLFLTGMGMDLNEDKLINLIYKCREKSISGLVILTSDEFIKDISPHIINLCDEIDLPLFKMPWNLKIVDVSKSISNYIMKENFKSNTEKELLKELIFNKDLNMEKIHELIRLYNIKSSKIYCSAIFKTSNINLIDINQLVSKIKSKISSNCNTFMIDVLNNEIIIIIGTDSEDLYLEIKSNLKYIHNEFNKNNNIFLVFGDIYKSLLSIKDSYSDAIKAYELYEYNNWNDNYIDYSTLGFYKILFEVNSINKLRGYCEESLAPLIEISKSSNLNLLETLRCYLTNDCNLLKTSHELFIHRNTLIYRLNKIKEMLKNDLENARYKNELLNSLMIRDYLNYIDYKNNKLKYI; via the coding sequence ATGATTAACTGTCAGGATTTATTAAATTTAGAAATATTCAAAAATATAAAATTGTTAGCAGGTGAAAATGGCTTATACAAAACAGTAACTTGGCCATATATATGCCAATCTATAGATTTTTATAAATGGATAAATGGTGGTGAGCTACTTTTCTTAACTGGAATGGGAATGGATTTAAATGAGGACAAACTAATTAATCTAATATATAAGTGTAGGGAAAAATCAATCTCTGGATTAGTAATTTTGACAAGTGATGAATTTATAAAAGATATTTCTCCTCATATAATCAATTTATGTGATGAAATAGATTTACCCTTATTTAAAATGCCTTGGAATTTAAAGATTGTAGATGTTAGTAAATCAATTTCAAACTATATAATGAAAGAAAATTTTAAATCTAATACTGAAAAAGAACTTTTAAAAGAACTTATCTTTAATAAAGACTTAAATATGGAAAAAATTCATGAACTTATAAGACTATATAATATAAAAAGCAGTAAAATTTACTGTTCCGCTATTTTTAAAACTTCTAATATCAATCTTATTGATATTAATCAACTTGTTTCTAAAATTAAGAGTAAGATTTCATCAAATTGTAATACTTTTATGATCGATGTTTTAAATAATGAGATTATCATAATAATTGGTACAGACTCTGAAGATTTATACTTAGAGATAAAGTCAAATTTAAAATATATTCATAATGAATTTAACAAAAATAATAATATATTTTTAGTATTTGGTGATATATATAAAAGTTTACTTTCTATAAAAGATAGTTATTCTGACGCCATTAAAGCTTATGAACTTTATGAATATAACAATTGGAATGATAATTATATTGATTACTCTACTTTAGGATTTTATAAGATTTTATTTGAAGTAAATTCTATAAATAAACTAAGAGGTTATTGTGAAGAATCTTTAGCACCTTTAATAGAAATTAGTAAAAGCAGTAATTTAAACTTACTAGAAACTCTAAGGTGCTATTTAACTAATGATTGTAACTTATTAAAAACTTCTCATGAATTATTTATTCATAGAAATACATTAATTTATAGATTAAATAAAATTAAAGAAATGCTAAAAAATGATCTGGAAAATGCCAGATACAAAAACGAATTACTTAATTCTCTTATGATAAGAGATTATTTAAATTATATAGATTACAAAAACAATAAACTTAAATATATTTAG
- a CDS encoding DUF1540 domain-containing protein, with protein MQSGDLSCNVTNCAHNFGYECKAGAINVGGHSAVENLDTTCTTFVDKAKSSFVNSIDALNTDVCNIKCEAHNCVHNENKGCHADNVQIDVQNACCNTFECE; from the coding sequence ATGCAAAGTGGAGATTTAAGCTGTAATGTAACAAATTGTGCACATAATTTTGGTTATGAATGTAAAGCAGGTGCCATAAATGTAGGTGGACATAGTGCTGTGGAAAATTTAGATACTACTTGTACAACTTTTGTAGATAAAGCAAAAAGTAGCTTTGTGAATAGTATAGATGCTCTAAATACAGATGTATGTAATATAAAATGCGAAGCTCATAATTGTGTACATAACGAAAATAAAGGATGCCATGCAGATAATGTTCAAATAGATGTTCAAAATGCATGTTGTAATACATTTGAATGTGAGTAA
- a CDS encoding Crp/Fnr family transcriptional regulator, whose translation MMIDISSDINLLTKFNIFSKFPLDQLEHLLNCCGAYYKSYEKNEVIYFQGDEINFLCIIISGSVCIEKVDIFGNNAYILDFYLGNFFGEQMILDTPSISPYTYKCSTKCKILCLPFHKKYSTNNCRNTCECRVLFRENLLNQIAKNNLLFIDKLEVLSKKNIREKIMTFLINESDKCNSNKVQIPFSKSKFADYLGVNRCSLMRELSNMKNDGLIELNNKTFTILK comes from the coding sequence ATGATGATTGATATATCTAGTGATATAAATTTGCTGACTAAATTTAATATATTTTCAAAATTCCCATTAGATCAGTTAGAACATCTTTTAAACTGTTGTGGCGCATATTATAAGTCTTATGAAAAAAATGAAGTTATTTATTTCCAAGGAGATGAGATAAATTTTTTATGCATAATAATCTCAGGTAGTGTTTGCATAGAAAAAGTAGATATCTTTGGAAATAATGCATATATACTAGATTTTTATTTAGGGAATTTCTTCGGTGAACAAATGATTTTAGACACACCTTCCATAAGTCCATATACCTACAAATGCTCTACAAAGTGTAAAATTTTATGTCTTCCTTTTCATAAAAAATATAGCACTAATAATTGTAGAAATACTTGTGAATGTAGAGTTTTGTTTAGAGAAAATTTACTTAACCAAATTGCTAAAAATAATCTATTATTTATAGATAAACTTGAAGTATTATCAAAGAAAAATATTCGTGAAAAAATAATGACCTTTTTAATTAATGAGTCAGATAAGTGCAATTCTAACAAAGTTCAAATACCATTTAGCAAATCGAAATTTGCTGATTATTTGGGTGTAAATAGATGTTCACTAATGAGAGAATTATCTAATATGAAAAATGATGGCTTAATTGAATTAAATAATAAAACTTTTACTATTTTAAAATAG
- a CDS encoding class I SAM-dependent methyltransferase translates to MELDNIRNKWKNSDFNKKVSVDLWDSMAESFNKFTVPTVEDSQFLKLVSENDMINSNSQVLDVGCGSGKYSIALSNLCENIIGIDLSPKMIENANNNKEIYKASNVEFYCEDWSSFDLSKHEFNNKFDLVFAHMTPAINSAETFEKLSKASKKYCVLCKSTRRNDPVSDKVKELVGISKNKESYDMDVAYAFEMLWLEGYEPKVEYEKQVWHMEKTLEEAFGLYINRVKSYKEITLEEEKIIKKYLESICKDGIVGEKVNTTIATIYWQV, encoded by the coding sequence ATGGAATTAGATAATATTCGTAATAAGTGGAAAAATAGTGATTTTAATAAAAAGGTGAGTGTAGATTTATGGGATTCTATGGCAGAAAGTTTTAATAAGTTTACGGTACCTACAGTAGAAGATAGTCAATTTTTAAAACTTGTATCAGAGAATGATATGATAAATTCTAATTCTCAAGTTTTAGATGTGGGTTGTGGTAGTGGAAAGTATTCCATTGCTTTATCTAATTTGTGCGAAAATATTATAGGGATTGATTTATCACCAAAGATGATTGAAAATGCAAATAATAATAAAGAAATATATAAAGCAAGTAATGTGGAGTTTTACTGTGAAGACTGGAGTAGCTTTGATCTATCAAAGCATGAATTTAACAATAAGTTTGATTTAGTTTTTGCTCATATGACACCAGCTATAAATAGTGCAGAAACTTTTGAAAAGCTATCAAAGGCTAGTAAAAAATACTGTGTATTGTGTAAGTCTACAAGAAGAAATGATCCAGTGTCTGATAAAGTAAAAGAACTTGTAGGTATAAGTAAAAACAAAGAAAGTTATGATATGGACGTTGCCTATGCATTTGAGATGTTATGGCTAGAAGGATATGAACCAAAGGTGGAATATGAAAAACAAGTATGGCATATGGAAAAAACACTTGAAGAAGCTTTTGGATTATATATAAACAGAGTTAAATCATACAAGGAGATCACTTTAGAGGAAGAAAAAATTATTAAAAAATATTTAGAGTCAATATGTAAAGATGGAATAGTTGGTGAAAAAGTAAATACAACTATAGCGACTATATATTGGCAAGTATAG
- a CDS encoding FmdE family protein — MKKELWEKAVGFHGHECPGLAIGVRACEVAMEKMGIGCAEDEEIVCITENDACGVDAIQSLLGCSIGKGNLIYRGTGKQAFSFFNRKNGEKLRLYFKGVSHTDDRQEKQKFILEGPIDEVFDFSVPKFDLPEQARIFTSIECQCCKEKAPEHKIHLQGGKVVCEDCFNPYNRGW, encoded by the coding sequence ATGAAGAAAGAATTATGGGAAAAAGCAGTAGGTTTTCATGGACATGAGTGTCCAGGTCTTGCAATAGGAGTAAGAGCATGTGAGGTAGCAATGGAAAAGATGGGTATTGGATGTGCAGAAGATGAGGAAATAGTTTGTATTACAGAAAATGACGCTTGTGGAGTAGATGCAATTCAATCTTTATTAGGGTGTTCCATAGGTAAAGGAAACTTGATTTATAGAGGAACAGGAAAACAAGCATTTTCATTTTTTAATAGAAAGAATGGTGAAAAATTACGTCTTTATTTTAAGGGAGTAAGTCATACAGACGATAGACAAGAAAAGCAAAAATTTATTTTAGAAGGACCTATAGATGAAGTATTTGATTTTTCTGTACCTAAATTTGATTTACCAGAACAAGCACGTATTTTTACTAGTATAGAATGCCAATGTTGTAAAGAAAAGGCACCAGAGCATAAAATACATTTACAAGGTGGGAAAGTTGTATGTGAAGATTGCTTTAATCCATATAATAGAGGATGGTAA
- a CDS encoding iron ABC transporter substrate-binding protein encodes MKIIKRILPMLLILMLAITGCSQTSNEKEKDESKTKKITDVLGREVEIPSQANSIVALGAGALRMVCYMQGSDKVVGVENLESEIAISRPYSYVYPELAKLPVVGEGGSNGSTAYQEEIIKAKPDVIIAAYDKDMAQDLTEKTGVPVVAVSYNGIFDKNMDKSLELIGEVIGKQDRAKELITYMDELEKDLNDRTKDIGDKNKPTVYTGAVSFRGEHGFEGTYGKYPPFEAINAKNVVDETKKEGALLVDLEKVSTWDPDIIFLNPQNMKLVNKDYKKNPDFYNSLSAVKNKKVYSQPSYNWYTTNVEIAIADAYYAGSIIYPEQFKDVNVEEKADEIYQKFLGKKLYSDFEKEGLGFGPITIGE; translated from the coding sequence ATGAAAATTATTAAACGTATTTTACCTATGTTACTTATATTAATGTTGGCTATTACAGGATGTAGCCAGACTTCCAATGAAAAAGAAAAAGATGAATCTAAAACAAAAAAAATAACAGATGTTTTAGGAAGAGAAGTAGAAATACCTAGCCAAGCGAATTCTATTGTGGCCTTAGGTGCTGGAGCTTTAAGAATGGTATGTTATATGCAAGGAAGTGATAAGGTAGTAGGGGTAGAAAATTTGGAAAGTGAAATAGCTATTTCTAGACCATATAGTTATGTTTATCCAGAACTTGCTAAATTACCTGTAGTAGGTGAAGGAGGAAGTAATGGTAGCACTGCTTATCAAGAAGAAATAATAAAAGCAAAACCAGATGTTATCATAGCTGCTTATGATAAAGATATGGCACAAGATCTTACTGAAAAAACTGGAGTTCCTGTAGTTGCAGTTTCTTATAACGGTATATTTGATAAAAACATGGATAAATCATTGGAATTAATAGGTGAAGTTATTGGAAAACAAGATAGAGCTAAAGAATTAATTACATATATGGATGAATTAGAAAAAGATTTAAATGATAGAACTAAGGATATAGGTGATAAAAATAAGCCAACAGTATACACTGGTGCAGTAAGTTTTAGAGGAGAGCACGGATTTGAAGGAACTTACGGAAAATATCCTCCTTTTGAGGCAATAAATGCAAAAAATGTGGTAGATGAAACTAAGAAAGAGGGAGCTTTATTAGTAGATTTGGAAAAAGTGTCTACATGGGACCCAGATATAATATTCTTAAATCCTCAAAATATGAAATTAGTAAATAAAGATTATAAGAAAAATCCTGATTTTTATAATTCTTTAAGTGCTGTAAAAAATAAGAAAGTTTATTCTCAGCCATCTTATAACTGGTATACAACTAATGTGGAAATTGCCATTGCAGATGCTTACTATGCAGGTTCTATAATATATCCAGAACAATTTAAAGATGTAAATGTTGAAGAAAAAGCTGATGAAATCTACCAAAAGTTTTTAGGTAAAAAGTTATATAGTGATTTTGAAAAAGAAGGATTAGGATTTGGGCCTATTACTATTGGAGAGTGA
- a CDS encoding FecCD family ABC transporter permease — protein sequence MLAIKQHGVLNDYNQYVYKKRLILFIIFLLTAGMGLYAISVGSSNLSVIEVIKTLVGQGSKQSNMLLYNIRLPRAAMAIVSGVGLAITGCVMQSILKNPLASASTLGVSQGAAFGAALAIVYFGAGSIQSNTADAVAISNPYMTSICAFIGSMGATAVILLLSRFKKVTPETMVLAGVAISSLFSGATALIQYFANDVQVAAIVFWTFGDLGRASWREILIVTVVSGLALIYFMYNRWNYNALESGEQTAKGLGVNVPTMRIVGMVISSLTASVIVSFVGIINFIGLIAPHIMRKFVGNDYRYLIPASAILGAFLLLFSDTIARMVISPIILPIGTITSFMGAPLFLYILFKGVEK from the coding sequence ATGTTAGCAATTAAACAGCATGGAGTATTAAATGACTATAATCAGTATGTTTATAAAAAAAGATTAATATTATTTATTATATTTTTACTTACTGCTGGAATGGGACTATATGCAATCAGTGTTGGTTCATCTAATTTGTCTGTAATAGAAGTAATAAAAACTCTTGTAGGACAAGGCAGTAAACAGAGTAATATGCTTTTATACAATATAAGATTACCACGAGCTGCTATGGCAATAGTATCTGGAGTAGGATTGGCTATTACAGGATGTGTAATGCAAAGTATTTTGAAAAATCCTTTAGCATCAGCATCAACATTAGGAGTATCTCAAGGAGCAGCTTTTGGAGCAGCTCTGGCTATTGTATATTTTGGAGCAGGTTCTATACAAAGCAATACAGCGGATGCTGTAGCAATAAGTAATCCTTATATGACAAGTATATGTGCTTTTATTGGATCTATGGGAGCTACAGCTGTTATTTTATTACTTTCTAGATTTAAAAAAGTAACTCCTGAAACAATGGTCCTTGCAGGCGTTGCCATAAGTTCATTATTTTCTGGAGCGACAGCTTTAATTCAGTATTTCGCCAATGATGTTCAGGTTGCAGCTATAGTATTTTGGACTTTTGGAGATTTAGGAAGGGCTTCATGGAGAGAAATATTAATTGTAACGGTAGTATCTGGACTCGCACTTATATATTTTATGTACAATCGTTGGAACTATAATGCATTAGAAAGTGGAGAGCAAACAGCAAAAGGATTAGGAGTAAATGTACCGACTATGAGAATTGTAGGTATGGTAATAAGCTCTTTGACAGCATCGGTTATTGTGTCTTTTGTTGGAATAATTAACTTTATAGGTTTAATAGCGCCTCACATAATGAGAAAATTTGTAGGAAACGACTATAGATATTTAATACCTGCATCAGCCATATTGGGAGCATTCTTATTGTTATTTAGTGATACTATAGCTAGGATGGTTATATCTCCAATTATTTTACCAATAGGAACAATAACATCTTTTATGGGAGCACCACTATTTTTATATATTTTATTTAAAGGGGTTGAAAAATAA
- a CDS encoding ABC transporter ATP-binding protein, translated as MIKIDSLKFSYKHNAKILDDIKFDVENGECIAVLGNNGAGKSTMLKCLNRIISPQQGSVYVEEEDVLQLKQGDIAKKIAYVAQKNEATKFTVFDAVLLGRKPYIKVSETREDIEIVEDVIKRMGLEDFSLRYLDELSGGELQKVMLARALAQQPKVLLLDEPTSNLDLKNQLEVLKTVNEIAHENNISVIIVIHDLNLALRYCDKFIFLKDRKIYNYGGIEIMSPENIEEVYKVPVEVKTYNNKSIVIPLI; from the coding sequence ATGATAAAAATAGATTCCTTAAAATTTTCATACAAACATAATGCTAAGATTTTAGATGATATAAAGTTTGATGTGGAAAATGGAGAGTGCATAGCAGTACTTGGTAATAATGGAGCAGGAAAAAGCACCATGCTAAAATGTTTAAATAGAATAATTTCTCCACAACAGGGAAGTGTTTATGTGGAAGAAGAAGATGTGCTTCAGCTCAAACAAGGAGATATTGCAAAAAAGATAGCTTATGTAGCTCAAAAAAACGAAGCCACTAAATTTACTGTATTTGATGCTGTATTATTGGGGAGAAAGCCCTATATAAAAGTTAGCGAAACTAGAGAAGATATAGAAATAGTTGAAGATGTAATAAAAAGAATGGGGTTAGAAGATTTTTCATTAAGATATTTAGATGAACTTAGTGGAGGAGAGTTACAAAAAGTAATGCTAGCGAGAGCTTTGGCACAACAGCCTAAGGTTTTATTACTAGATGAGCCAACAAGCAATTTAGATTTAAAAAATCAACTTGAAGTATTGAAAACTGTTAATGAGATAGCTCATGAAAATAATATTTCTGTAATAATTGTAATACATGATTTAAATTTAGCATTAAGATATTGTGATAAATTCATATTTTTAAAAGATAGAAAAATATATAATTATGGCGGCATAGAGATAATGTCTCCTGAAAATATTGAAGAGGTATATAAGGTACCTGTAGAAGTAAAAACTTATAATAATAAAAGTATAGTTATACCTTTAATATAA
- a CDS encoding glycerol-3-phosphate responsive antiterminator: MKKNIIKNPLIAAARSENLDKAVRSNVSAVILMEVKLSYLIKEEFKKNNDNKPIFIHFDLLRGLSNDVEAVRFIKDNINPKGIVSTKSTVLNAAKKRGLMTIQRIFLIDSKSLKNSIASIIENDPDMVEVMPALCGEIVNKLKKEINKPIILGGLIDKEEQIIEGLRCGADAISFSKEALWNMKIDKEIIQ; the protein is encoded by the coding sequence ATGAAAAAGAATATAATAAAAAATCCTTTAATAGCTGCCGCAAGATCTGAGAATCTAGATAAAGCTGTAAGATCTAATGTTTCAGCAGTTATATTAATGGAAGTAAAATTAAGTTACTTAATAAAAGAAGAATTTAAGAAAAATAATGACAATAAACCTATATTTATACATTTTGATTTATTAAGAGGTCTTTCAAATGATGTTGAAGCAGTAAGGTTTATTAAAGATAATATAAACCCAAAGGGAATAGTATCAACTAAAAGTACAGTATTAAATGCTGCTAAAAAAAGAGGGCTAATGACAATACAACGAATATTTTTAATCGACAGCAAATCTCTGAAAAATTCTATAGCAAGTATTATAGAAAATGATCCAGATATGGTAGAAGTTATGCCTGCTTTATGTGGAGAAATTGTAAATAAATTAAAAAAAGAAATAAATAAACCAATTATTCTTGGTGGATTGATAGATAAAGAAGAACAAATCATTGAAGGCTTAAGATGTGGGGCTGATGCCATATCATTTAGTAAGGAAGCATTATGGAATATGAAAATAGATAAGGAAATAATTCAATAA
- a CDS encoding Cof-type HAD-IIB family hydrolase has protein sequence MSIKMVVSDLDGTLFNSDCDGYEVSKELISNVEEFKSKGNIFTIATGRPIETSIEVARKVGINAPYITYNGAKIIDIKGRKIYSEVFSLTEILSFLRKIEKFGASIIFYVNGKVLCFKYTERIAVYEKKEITKCEEVDESLFETDIKVNKVLVIGDVKRYKKAWSNLDISIREKFKYVISEDDYFEIVQSNISKGKALKILKEHLSIENLEIIAIGNHMNDKELIEVADIGFAVNNAVDDLKEIADYITKEDYENGVIEILKKFM, from the coding sequence ATGAGTATAAAAATGGTAGTATCCGATTTAGATGGAACTTTATTCAATAGTGACTGTGATGGATATGAGGTATCAAAAGAACTTATATCTAACGTGGAAGAATTTAAAAGCAAGGGAAATATATTTACTATAGCTACAGGAAGACCTATAGAGACAAGTATAGAAGTAGCTAGAAAAGTAGGTATTAATGCACCTTATATAACTTATAACGGAGCTAAAATAATAGATATAAAAGGAAGAAAAATTTATTCGGAGGTTTTTTCATTAACTGAAATATTATCTTTTTTAAGAAAAATTGAAAAATTTGGTGCTTCAATAATATTTTATGTTAATGGGAAAGTGCTTTGTTTCAAATATACAGAAAGAATTGCTGTATATGAGAAAAAAGAAATTACAAAGTGTGAAGAAGTAGATGAATCTTTGTTTGAAACGGATATAAAAGTAAACAAAGTATTAGTAATTGGAGATGTAAAACGATACAAGAAGGCTTGGAGCAATCTAGATATCTCCATAAGAGAGAAATTTAAGTATGTGATTTCGGAAGACGATTATTTTGAAATAGTTCAAAGTAATATATCAAAAGGAAAAGCATTGAAGATATTAAAAGAACATTTAAGCATAGAAAATCTGGAGATCATAGCTATTGGAAATCATATGAATGATAAAGAATTGATTGAAGTAGCTGATATTGGTTTTGCTGTTAACAATGCAGTAGATGATCTAAAAGAAATAGCCGATTATATAACAAAAGAAGATTACGAGAATGGTGTTATAGAAATACTAAAAAAATTCATGTAA
- a CDS encoding ABC transporter substrate-binding protein has translation MNKKLVKILSLVSVLSLFTVGCNNGGSSAQSSDKKVKIEYWHVNAETQGGKSVDKLVEEFNKQSDTVEVVAKYNPDMYKGLLQNFQAEAATGSTPDLIQVGWSFLDYFSNNFAYTKSQDIIDKYFPEDKTFLEDNFLPNILDLAKNSEGSQVGIPYSLSTPVLYINKDILKECGLDENGPRTWEQVQKFAKTIKEKSKKYGVYIQEPADNWATQALLESNGARMIADGKATFASEKGIEAYEAYADMVKNEEALHISWDEGVQSFINGEVGMLYTTIARRASIQEGASFDVAAVNSPVWEGEDVRLPAGGCFLAITAQDEEKQKAAWEFQKYLYNVESMAEWTIGTGYVPPRKDVAEAKNGLKDFLKENEMMKAATSQIEGVVSWTSFPGDAGLEAEQILLDTRDQILGGKISAKDGLTDAQNKINKLLEKQ, from the coding sequence ATGAATAAAAAATTAGTTAAAATACTTTCTTTAGTTAGTGTATTATCATTATTTACTGTTGGATGTAATAATGGTGGAAGTAGTGCACAATCATCTGATAAAAAAGTAAAAATAGAGTACTGGCATGTGAATGCTGAAACTCAAGGTGGCAAAAGTGTAGATAAATTAGTTGAGGAGTTCAACAAACAAAGTGACACAGTAGAAGTAGTAGCTAAATACAATCCAGATATGTATAAGGGATTATTACAAAACTTTCAAGCTGAAGCAGCAACAGGCTCTACACCAGATTTAATACAAGTTGGTTGGTCATTTTTAGATTATTTTTCAAATAATTTCGCATACACAAAATCTCAAGACATAATAGATAAATATTTTCCAGAGGATAAAACATTTTTAGAAGATAACTTCTTACCAAATATTTTAGATCTTGCTAAAAACAGTGAAGGAAGTCAAGTTGGTATACCTTATTCTTTAAGCACACCAGTATTATACATAAATAAAGATATATTAAAAGAATGTGGATTGGATGAAAATGGTCCAAGAACTTGGGAACAAGTTCAAAAATTTGCTAAAACGATAAAAGAGAAATCTAAAAAATACGGTGTTTATATACAAGAACCAGCTGATAACTGGGCGACACAAGCTTTATTAGAAAGTAACGGAGCTAGGATGATAGCTGATGGAAAAGCGACATTTGCATCTGAAAAAGGTATAGAAGCATATGAAGCTTATGCAGATATGGTTAAAAATGAAGAAGCATTACATATATCGTGGGATGAAGGTGTTCAATCGTTTATAAATGGTGAAGTAGGTATGTTATATACCACAATTGCAAGAAGAGCAAGTATACAAGAAGGTGCATCTTTTGATGTGGCAGCAGTTAATTCACCAGTTTGGGAAGGTGAAGATGTAAGATTACCAGCAGGTGGATGTTTCCTTGCAATTACAGCCCAAGATGAAGAAAAGCAAAAAGCAGCATGGGAATTCCAAAAATACTTATATAATGTAGAGTCTATGGCTGAATGGACTATAGGAACTGGTTATGTGCCTCCAAGAAAAGATGTGGCAGAAGCTAAAAACGGATTAAAAGATTTCTTAAAAGAAAATGAAATGATGAAAGCAGCTACAAGTCAAATAGAAGGTGTTGTATCTTGGACATCTTTCCCGGGAGATGCTGGTCTTGAAGCAGAACAAATATTGTTAGATACAAGAGATCAAATTCTAGGTGGCAAAATATCAGCTAAAGATGGATTAACAGATGCACAAAATAAAATTAATAAATTACTAGAGAAACAATAA
- a CDS encoding carbohydrate ABC transporter permease — protein MSKKRSIYKIKDKLTPHLLILPSILAFALFMFWPLIRTIYLSFFSWNMVKPTKIFVGLNNYIEIFNNPLTYKIMGNTFLYILILLLINFVAPYILSFILSVVITKAKGFYKSIIFLPSVISLVVGSILYLWILNPISGPAAVIANWFGITLPVWTKTDGLVIVILSIITSWKIFGYNFIVVLAGVSGVSNEVIEAAKLDNIPMYKIFIDIIIPMSSATGIYVLIMTIVQGLQYVFTPIKVITQGGPNYASSNAIYNVYQEAFVLYKTGTASAFAIITMALFIVLLILEFKYVEKGVHYEN, from the coding sequence ATGAGTAAAAAAAGAAGTATTTACAAAATCAAAGATAAATTAACTCCCCACTTGCTTATATTGCCATCAATTTTAGCTTTTGCATTATTTATGTTTTGGCCATTAATCAGAACTATATATTTAAGTTTCTTTTCATGGAATATGGTTAAACCAACAAAAATTTTTGTAGGATTAAATAATTATATTGAAATATTTAATAATCCTCTAACTTATAAAATTATGGGAAATACATTTTTATATATATTAATATTACTTTTAATAAACTTTGTGGCTCCATATATACTATCATTTATACTTTCTGTAGTAATAACAAAGGCAAAAGGATTCTATAAAAGTATTATATTTCTACCAAGTGTAATTTCTTTAGTAGTAGGTTCTATATTATATCTATGGATTCTTAATCCTATTTCTGGACCAGCAGCAGTAATTGCAAATTGGTTTGGAATAACATTACCTGTATGGACCAAAACAGACGGATTAGTAATAGTCATATTAAGCATAATTACAAGTTGGAAAATTTTTGGATATAACTTTATTGTTGTTCTGGCTGGGGTATCAGGTGTATCTAATGAAGTTATAGAGGCAGCAAAACTAGATAACATTCCAATGTATAAGATATTCATAGACATAATAATACCAATGAGTAGTGCAACAGGAATTTACGTATTGATTATGACGATAGTTCAAGGATTACAGTATGTGTTTACTCCTATAAAAGTTATTACTCAAGGCGGGCCAAACTATGCAAGTTCCAATGCTATTTATAATGTTTATCAAGAAGCTTTTGTATTATATAAGACGGGCACAGCATCGGCATTTGCAATAATAACGATGGCATTATTCATAGTATTGTTAATTTTAGAGTTCAAGTATGTAGAAAAAGGAGTGCACTATGAAAACTAA